One Desulfocurvibacter africanus subsp. africanus DSM 2603 genomic region harbors:
- the tuf gene encoding elongation factor Tu, whose protein sequence is MGKAKFERKKPHVNIGTIGHIDHGKTTLTAAITKTLSMKGWAQFTAFDQIDKAPEEKERGITIATAHVEYETANRHYAHVDCPGHADYIKNMITGAAQMDGAIIVVAATDGPMPQTREHILLARQVGVPALVVFLNKVDLVDDEELLELVELEVRELLSKYDYPGDDTPVVRGSALQALESDDVNSDACKPIFELMKACDEFIPEPQRDIERPFLMPIEDVFSISGRGTVVTGRVERGIIKVGGEVAIIGIKDTVKTTCTGVEMFRKILDQGQAGDNVGVLLRGVKREDVERGQVLAAPNSITPHKKFNAEVYILSKEEGGRHTPFFSGYRPQFYFRTTDITGVVTLAEGVEMVMPGDNATFMVELIAPIAMEKGLRFAIREGGRTVGAGVVSEITE, encoded by the coding sequence ATGGGTAAAGCGAAATTCGAGCGGAAGAAGCCGCACGTAAACATCGGCACCATCGGCCATATCGACCACGGCAAGACCACGCTGACGGCCGCCATCACCAAGACCCTGTCCATGAAGGGCTGGGCCCAGTTCACGGCCTTCGATCAGATCGACAAGGCCCCTGAAGAGAAAGAGCGCGGCATCACCATCGCCACGGCGCACGTGGAGTACGAGACCGCCAATCGTCACTACGCGCACGTGGACTGCCCGGGTCACGCCGACTACATCAAGAACATGATCACGGGCGCGGCCCAGATGGACGGCGCGATCATCGTCGTGGCCGCCACCGACGGCCCCATGCCCCAGACGCGTGAGCACATCCTGCTCGCCCGTCAGGTCGGCGTGCCGGCCCTGGTGGTCTTCCTGAACAAGGTCGACCTGGTGGACGACGAGGAGCTGCTTGAGCTTGTCGAGCTCGAAGTGCGCGAGCTTCTGTCCAAGTACGACTACCCCGGCGACGACACCCCGGTGGTGCGCGGCTCGGCCCTGCAGGCCCTGGAGTCCGACGACGTGAACTCCGACGCCTGCAAGCCGATCTTCGAGCTCATGAAGGCCTGCGACGAGTTCATTCCCGAGCCGCAGCGCGACATCGAGCGCCCCTTCCTGATGCCCATCGAGGACGTGTTCTCCATCTCCGGCCGCGGCACCGTGGTCACGGGACGCGTGGAGCGCGGAATCATCAAGGTCGGCGGTGAAGTGGCCATCATCGGCATCAAGGATACGGTCAAGACGACCTGCACGGGCGTTGAGATGTTCCGCAAGATCCTGGACCAGGGCCAGGCGGGCGACAACGTGGGCGTGCTGCTGCGCGGCGTCAAGCGCGAGGACGTGGAGCGCGGCCAGGTGCTGGCTGCCCCGAACTCGATCACGCCGCACAAGAAGTTCAATGCCGAGGTGTACATTCTGTCCAAGGAAGAGGGCGGCCGTCATACGCCGTTCTTCTCCGGATATCGTCCGCAGTTCTATTTCCGCACCACGGACATCACCGGTGTGGTGACCCTGGCCGAGGGCGTGGAGATGGTCATGCCCGGCGACAATGCCACGTTCATGGTCGAGCTGATCGCCCCCATCGCCATGGAGAAGGGCCTGCGCTTCGCCATCCGCGAGGGCGGACGCACCGTGGGCGCCGGCGTTGTCTCCGAAATCACGGAGTAA
- the rplC gene encoding 50S ribosomal protein L3 gives MANHNLGLLGRKLGMTRIFADDGTITPVTVIAVGPCPVLQVKNTETDGYTALQVGYDSIPERKMNKPTLGHQSKAGKGFFRFAREFRIQDVSEYAVGQDLTTELFKRGDRVKVTGTSKGKGFQGVIKRHNFKGMRASHGAEKVHRSPGSVGNNTYPGRVIPGKKMPGQMGNRRVTYKNLEVIEVRPEENVILIRGQIPGAKNSLIMVRKQS, from the coding sequence ATGGCCAATCACAATCTAGGATTACTCGGACGCAAGCTGGGCATGACCCGGATCTTCGCGGACGACGGCACCATCACTCCGGTGACTGTCATTGCAGTCGGCCCCTGTCCGGTGCTCCAGGTCAAGAATACGGAGACCGATGGCTACACAGCCCTTCAGGTCGGTTACGATTCTATTCCCGAGCGCAAGATGAACAAGCCCACGCTTGGCCACCAGTCCAAGGCTGGCAAGGGTTTTTTCCGCTTCGCACGTGAGTTCCGTATTCAGGATGTTTCTGAATATGCAGTTGGTCAGGATCTGACCACCGAGCTGTTCAAGCGCGGCGACCGCGTCAAGGTCACCGGCACTTCCAAGGGCAAGGGATTCCAGGGCGTCATCAAGCGGCACAACTTCAAAGGCATGCGCGCATCGCACGGCGCCGAGAAGGTCCACCGCTCTCCGGGTTCCGTAGGTAACAACACGTATCCAGGCCGCGTCATTCCCGGCAAAAAGATGCCTGGCCAAATGGGCAACCGTCGCGTGACCTACAAGAATTTGGAGGTCATCGAGGTTCGGCCCGAGGAGAACGTCATCCTCATTAGGGGCCAGATCCCGGGTGCCAAGAACAGCCTGATTATGGTACGTAAGCAGAGCTAG
- the rplV gene encoding 50S ribosomal protein L22: protein MEARATAKFIRISPQKTRIVARNINGLPVEDAINVLKFTPKKAAFEVGKVLHSAVANAEQIPGVDIDSLKVKQVIINPGPMWKRIMPRAMGRAYRILKRTSHITVVVEES from the coding sequence ATGGAAGCTAGAGCAACCGCTAAGTTCATCCGCATCTCTCCCCAGAAGACCCGCATAGTTGCTCGCAACATTAATGGTCTTCCAGTTGAAGATGCGATAAATGTGCTGAAGTTCACGCCCAAGAAGGCCGCATTCGAAGTCGGCAAGGTTCTGCATTCGGCCGTAGCTAATGCCGAGCAGATTCCAGGCGTGGACATTGACTCCCTGAAGGTCAAGCAGGTTATCATTAACCCAGGGCCAATGTGGAAACGCATCATGCCCCGGGCAATGGGCCGCGCCTACAGGATACTGAAACGGACCAGCCACATCACCGTGGTTGTCGAGGAAAGCTAA
- the rplD gene encoding 50S ribosomal protein L4: protein MAVVKVVDQAKKEIGDIELAPEVFEVPVRPEILNLVVRAQRAAARSGTHMTKNRALITGGGKKPWRQKGTGRARAGSSRSPLWRHGATTFGPQPRSYAFKVNKKVRALALKMALSSKLAGNDLMVLNGIIMDEIKTKKFAAVAKGLGLQKALIVLNEVDNTLTLSARNVPDIKVLMADQLNVYDVLKYPQLVMLQSAVESVQERLK from the coding sequence ATGGCTGTTGTTAAAGTAGTCGATCAAGCGAAGAAAGAAATCGGCGACATCGAGTTGGCGCCAGAGGTCTTCGAAGTCCCGGTCCGCCCCGAGATTCTGAATCTCGTGGTACGCGCCCAGCGCGCGGCCGCCCGCTCCGGCACACATATGACCAAAAACCGTGCGCTCATCACTGGCGGCGGGAAAAAGCCCTGGCGTCAAAAGGGCACCGGACGCGCCCGCGCGGGTAGCTCCCGTTCCCCATTGTGGCGTCATGGTGCTACGACTTTTGGTCCTCAGCCCCGGTCGTATGCCTTCAAGGTGAACAAGAAAGTCAGAGCTCTTGCGCTGAAGATGGCCTTGTCCTCCAAGTTAGCCGGTAACGACCTCATGGTGCTGAACGGCATCATCATGGACGAGATCAAGACCAAGAAGTTCGCCGCGGTCGCCAAGGGTCTTGGGCTGCAAAAGGCCTTGATCGTCCTGAATGAAGTTGATAATACGCTCACTCTTTCGGCCCGGAATGTCCCGGACATCAAAGTACTTATGGCGGACCAGCTCAACGTATACGATGTGCTGAAGTACCCGCAGCTGGTGATGCTCCAGAGCGCCGTCGAGTCCGTACAGGAAAGGTTGAAATAA
- the rpsJ gene encoding 30S ribosomal protein S10 — MVAMTSDRIRIKLKSYDYRILDKAVAEIVDTARNTGAAIAGPIPLPTNINKVTVNRSVHVDKKSREQFELRIHKRLLDILEPTQQTVDALGKLSLPAGVDVEIKL, encoded by the coding sequence ATGGTTGCAATGACGAGCGATCGCATCCGCATCAAGCTGAAATCCTATGACTACCGCATCCTCGATAAGGCGGTGGCCGAGATCGTTGATACGGCGCGTAATACTGGAGCGGCCATAGCCGGTCCCATTCCGCTGCCGACCAACATTAACAAGGTGACGGTCAACCGCTCTGTGCACGTTGACAAGAAGTCGCGTGAACAGTTCGAGCTGCGCATCCATAAGCGCCTGCTGGACATCTTGGAGCCCACGCAGCAAACCGTGGACGCGCTCGGCAAGTTGTCTCTGCCTGCCGGCGTGGATGTCGAAATCAAGCTGTAG
- the rplW gene encoding 50S ribosomal protein L23: protein MDYTQILIKPVISEKATALKDTDNQVTFYVHPEANKIEIVRAVEEAFKVKVEAVNVIRRQPQARKRSGRNIGKAPGYKKAYVTLAKGDKIEFFEGV, encoded by the coding sequence ATGGATTACACACAAATCCTCATTAAGCCTGTAATATCCGAGAAGGCTACGGCATTGAAGGACACCGATAATCAGGTAACCTTCTATGTCCACCCGGAAGCCAACAAAATTGAGATCGTGCGAGCTGTGGAAGAGGCCTTCAAAGTGAAAGTCGAGGCTGTGAACGTCATCCGCAGGCAGCCGCAGGCGAGAAAGCGCTCGGGCCGGAACATTGGCAAGGCGCCTGGCTATAAGAAGGCCTACGTCACATTGGCTAAGGGCGATAAAATCGAGTTCTTCGAAGGAGTGTAA
- the rpsC gene encoding 30S ribosomal protein S3, with translation MGQKVHPYGFRLGYNKNWLSRWYSKKDYPAFVYEDDKVRKYVKKALYHAGLSRIEIERAGGKVRLIIHTARPGIVIGRKGIEIEKIRDTLKHKFQRDFSIEVIEIRRPEIDAQLVAENIALQLERRVAFRRAMKRTVGLARKFGAEGIKLSCSGRLAGAEIARQEWYRDGRVPLQTLRADLDYGFAEARTTYGVIGVKVWIFKGEILDEVEQ, from the coding sequence ATGGGTCAGAAAGTCCATCCCTACGGTTTTCGGCTTGGGTACAACAAGAACTGGTTGTCCCGTTGGTACAGCAAGAAAGACTATCCTGCATTCGTGTACGAGGACGACAAAGTCCGCAAGTACGTGAAAAAGGCTCTGTACCACGCCGGTCTTTCGCGCATCGAAATCGAGCGCGCAGGGGGCAAGGTTCGCCTCATAATCCATACTGCTCGCCCCGGCATCGTTATCGGACGCAAAGGCATTGAGATCGAGAAGATTCGCGACACTCTCAAGCATAAGTTCCAGCGCGACTTCTCCATCGAGGTCATCGAGATCCGTCGTCCGGAAATCGATGCCCAGCTCGTGGCCGAAAACATTGCCTTGCAGCTTGAGCGTCGCGTGGCTTTCCGCCGCGCCATGAAGCGCACCGTGGGGTTGGCCCGCAAGTTCGGCGCAGAGGGCATCAAGTTGTCCTGTTCCGGTCGCTTGGCCGGCGCCGAGATTGCCCGTCAGGAGTGGTACCGCGATGGCCGCGTGCCCCTGCAGACCCTGCGCGCTGATCTCGACTACGGTTTCGCCGAGGCCCGCACCACCTACGGAGTCATCGGGGTCAAGGTCTGGATCTTCAAGGGTGAAATCTTGGA
- the rpsS gene encoding 30S ribosomal protein S19, giving the protein MPRSLKKGPFIDNHLQKKVEKANETRDRRVIKTWSRRSTIVPEMVGMTFAVHNGRKFIPVFVSENMVGHKLGEFSPTRTYFGHAADKKTKAGKK; this is encoded by the coding sequence ATGCCCAGATCGCTCAAGAAAGGGCCCTTTATCGATAACCACCTTCAGAAGAAGGTGGAGAAGGCCAACGAGACCAGGGACCGCCGGGTGATCAAAACCTGGTCCCGGCGTTCAACAATCGTCCCGGAAATGGTTGGTATGACTTTCGCCGTGCATAACGGCCGCAAGTTCATTCCTGTGTTCGTTAGCGAGAATATGGTCGGCCACAAACTCGGAGAGTTTTCTCCGACGAGGACCTATTTCGGCCATGCCGCGGACAAAAAGACCAAAGCGGGCAAGAAGTAA
- the rplB gene encoding 50S ribosomal protein L2 — MAVRKLKPTSAGRRFQTVSDFEEITKIAPEKSLTEGLCKKAGRNNNGRITSRRRGGGHKKLYRIIDFKRDKVGVPAKVASIEYDPNRSARIALLHYADGEKRYILAPVGINAGDNVVAGDTADIKPGNALALIKIPVGTIVHNIELYPGRGGQFCRAAGTYAQVIAKEGNHALLRMPSGEVRKVLATCTATVGQVGNIQHENISLGKAGRNRWLGQRPKVRGVAMNPVDHPLGGGEGRSSGGRHPVSPWGMPTKGYKTRSRKKQSSKLIIKRRGEK, encoded by the coding sequence ATGGCTGTTCGCAAGCTCAAGCCCACGTCTGCGGGACGTCGCTTCCAGACGGTCTCGGACTTCGAGGAAATCACAAAGATCGCACCTGAGAAGTCTTTGACCGAAGGCCTTTGCAAGAAGGCTGGCCGCAACAACAATGGCCGCATCACTTCGCGTCGCCGTGGCGGCGGCCATAAGAAGCTGTACCGCATCATTGATTTCAAGCGCGACAAGGTTGGCGTTCCCGCCAAGGTCGCCAGCATTGAATATGATCCTAACCGTAGTGCGCGCATCGCACTGCTGCATTACGCCGACGGTGAGAAGCGCTACATTCTGGCTCCGGTTGGCATCAATGCCGGTGATAATGTCGTGGCTGGTGATACAGCCGATATCAAGCCCGGCAATGCCTTGGCGCTGATCAAGATTCCCGTTGGCACAATCGTGCACAACATTGAGTTGTACCCGGGCCGTGGAGGCCAGTTCTGCCGCGCAGCCGGAACGTATGCTCAGGTGATCGCGAAGGAAGGCAACCACGCCTTGTTGCGCATGCCTTCGGGCGAGGTGCGTAAGGTGCTGGCCACCTGCACGGCCACTGTCGGCCAGGTGGGTAACATCCAGCACGAGAACATCTCTCTCGGCAAGGCTGGCCGCAACCGTTGGCTCGGCCAGCGGCCCAAGGTGCGCGGCGTGGCCATGAACCCCGTCGATCACCCGCTTGGTGGCGGCGAGGGCAGAAGCTCCGGCGGACGTCATCCGGTGTCGCCGTGGGGCATGCCCACCAAGGGCTACAAGACCAGGAGCCGCAAGAAGCAGTCTTCCAAGCTGATCATCAAGCGGCGCGGCGAGAAATAG